Proteins encoded by one window of Deinococcus radiodurans R1 = ATCC 13939 = DSM 20539:
- a CDS encoding glycoside hydrolase family 10 protein, producing the protein MPAPFSRRLWFSLILALALPAQAQETAPPPVPAPPITAPPEPVPPVSEPPPPATPPVADPVPEPTPPEAPPAADPVPAPPALVPPAPVPPAPVPPAPVSPAPPAPAVLTPPLPVPTPPLPEKPVVVEVPAGPPGSTLRGLWVDAFGPGLKTRAQVQQTVNDAVALGVNTLFVQAIRRGDCLCMKSGLPLITDQALEKNFDPLAIVTKLAHERGIKVIAWASVTGIANAAVPSTAPGHVMKTHGPSSGAQSWLARRPDGSWLEGKDGWLDAGIPDAAEFMAQSVVNLVRNYRVDGIQLDRIRYPDGGDWGYDPKTLTRYRAETGAAGTPAASDPRWQAWKREQITALVRRIALEVKSVRPDAWLSAATITYGAPPKPGDLAAFTRSRTVTDVMQNWPEWVRDGLIELNVPMNYKRDGVAEQGAWFNGWNAFADSVRVRADRQPSALAVGSALYLNSPPVSAAQAGRSVASGLGWVGYSYRTPTLNVYEGKESMAQGLKAVGSALSARPEVLPAEQRWEDAAPSSRGLMGRIRGAAVLGSRPVEAWQGGVRVAQSLTDGNGYYGFLTLPAGKTEIRVGGQRWADTVPERGVVRLPDLVLRDLKPASAPASAPVAPATPAPAKPTVKPATKSAPVKPATVKPTVKPATIKPTKPGKR; encoded by the coding sequence ATGCCTGCGCCCTTTTCCCGCCGTCTGTGGTTTTCCCTGATTCTCGCCCTGGCGCTGCCGGCGCAGGCCCAGGAAACTGCTCCCCCACCCGTTCCCGCGCCGCCGATCACGGCTCCTCCCGAGCCGGTTCCGCCGGTCAGCGAGCCGCCCCCCCCGGCGACCCCCCCCGTTGCCGATCCGGTCCCAGAACCGACCCCGCCCGAGGCGCCTCCGGCAGCGGACCCGGTGCCTGCTCCACCAGCACTCGTTCCCCCGGCCCCTGTCCCACCAGCGCCTGTTCCACCGGCACCCGTCAGCCCGGCGCCGCCCGCTCCGGCGGTTCTCACCCCGCCGCTTCCAGTGCCCACGCCCCCACTGCCCGAAAAGCCGGTGGTCGTCGAGGTGCCCGCCGGGCCTCCCGGCAGCACCCTGCGCGGGCTGTGGGTGGACGCCTTCGGGCCCGGCCTCAAGACGCGGGCGCAGGTGCAGCAGACGGTGAACGACGCAGTGGCGCTCGGCGTGAACACCCTGTTCGTGCAGGCGATTCGGCGCGGCGATTGCCTGTGCATGAAAAGCGGGCTGCCGCTGATAACCGATCAGGCGCTTGAAAAGAACTTCGACCCCCTCGCCATCGTCACCAAGCTGGCGCACGAGCGCGGAATCAAGGTGATTGCCTGGGCGAGCGTCACCGGCATCGCCAACGCCGCCGTGCCGAGCACCGCCCCCGGCCACGTGATGAAAACGCACGGCCCGAGCAGCGGCGCGCAGTCCTGGCTCGCCCGCCGTCCCGACGGAAGCTGGCTCGAAGGCAAAGACGGTTGGCTCGACGCCGGCATTCCCGACGCCGCCGAATTTATGGCCCAGAGCGTGGTCAATCTGGTTCGCAACTACCGGGTGGACGGCATCCAACTCGACCGCATCCGTTACCCCGACGGCGGCGACTGGGGCTACGACCCCAAGACGCTCACCCGTTACCGCGCCGAAACCGGAGCGGCGGGCACCCCGGCGGCGAGCGACCCGCGCTGGCAGGCGTGGAAGCGCGAGCAGATCACTGCGCTGGTCCGCCGCATCGCGCTGGAGGTCAAGAGCGTGCGCCCCGACGCGTGGCTGAGCGCCGCGACCATCACCTATGGGGCGCCGCCCAAGCCGGGCGACCTCGCCGCCTTTACCCGCTCGCGCACCGTGACCGACGTGATGCAGAACTGGCCGGAATGGGTACGCGACGGCCTGATCGAACTCAACGTGCCCATGAACTACAAGCGCGACGGCGTGGCCGAGCAGGGCGCGTGGTTCAACGGCTGGAACGCCTTTGCCGACAGCGTGCGCGTCCGCGCCGACCGGCAGCCGAGCGCACTGGCGGTGGGGTCCGCCCTGTACCTCAACTCGCCCCCGGTGAGTGCCGCGCAGGCTGGGCGCAGCGTGGCGAGCGGCCTGGGCTGGGTGGGCTACTCCTACCGCACGCCCACCCTGAACGTGTATGAGGGCAAAGAAAGCATGGCGCAGGGCCTCAAAGCCGTCGGCAGTGCCCTGAGCGCCCGCCCCGAGGTTCTGCCCGCCGAGCAGCGCTGGGAGGACGCCGCTCCGAGCAGCCGGGGGCTGATGGGCCGCATCCGGGGCGCCGCCGTGCTGGGCAGCCGCCCCGTGGAGGCGTGGCAGGGCGGGGTGCGGGTGGCGCAGTCGCTCACCGACGGCAACGGCTACTACGGCTTTTTGACCCTGCCCGCCGGCAAGACCGAAATCCGGGTGGGGGGCCAGCGCTGGGCCGACACGGTGCCCGAACGCGGCGTGGTCCGCCTGCCCGACCTCGTGCTGCGCGACCTGAAGCCGGCGAGCGCGCCTGCCAGTGCCCCAGTGGCTCCTGCCACTCCTGCGCCAGCCAAGCCGACGGTGAAACCCGCCACCAAGTCCGCCCCAGTCAAGCCCGCCACCGTCAAGCCGACAGTCAAACCGGCCACCATCAAACCCACGAAGCCGGGGAAGCGCTGA